The following proteins are encoded in a genomic region of [Eubacterium] hominis:
- a CDS encoding Abi family protein, producing the protein MSYEKQYVPFSDLIEMLKEDKNINVHTLKEKIFKERTYVSIINPYKDYLCLEKGDVHRVYPNNLDFKYFKKFIEIDDFISTRLNIYIKCFEQALTAYLATTLSDKMVKLGNAYCNDYSLFQELLTEQENQLDMLDIYHRYQNTKIIKGNKLVMQKNREVVEKVIMLGQKKLNVNNYLYQHYKKNHTSIPIWVILHQLTLGELQIIFNFLKLKDRVAFVNNIYRQRKNNQFVSGFSNKINYIRLLRNNINHYEPIIPFIKNLSSLEEQKRLISLIKLLKLNYYRSVTHDSSKIKKPLIEIEVNKNNAKLISYLKGIIKVI; encoded by the coding sequence ATGAGCTATGAGAAACAATATGTACCATTTTCAGATTTAATAGAAATGTTGAAAGAGGATAAGAATATCAATGTACATACACTAAAAGAAAAGATATTCAAAGAACGCACGTATGTTTCCATCATCAACCCATATAAAGATTACTTATGCTTGGAAAAAGGTGATGTGCATCGAGTGTATCCTAATAATCTTGATTTTAAATACTTTAAAAAATTCATTGAAATTGATGATTTCATCTCAACACGTTTAAACATTTACATAAAATGTTTCGAACAAGCGTTGACAGCTTATCTTGCGACAACGCTAAGTGATAAGATGGTAAAACTTGGAAATGCATATTGTAATGATTATTCGTTATTTCAAGAATTATTGACAGAGCAAGAAAATCAATTAGATATGTTGGATATATACCATCGCTATCAAAATACAAAGATCATCAAAGGAAATAAGTTAGTCATGCAAAAGAATAGGGAAGTTGTTGAGAAAGTCATCATGTTAGGTCAAAAGAAACTAAATGTGAATAATTATTTGTATCAACACTATAAGAAAAATCATACGTCAATTCCTATATGGGTGATTTTACATCAATTGACACTAGGAGAATTACAAATTATTTTTAATTTTTTAAAATTAAAAGATAGAGTTGCGTTTGTGAATAATATATATCGGCAAAGAAAGAATAATCAATTTGTTAGCGGCTTTTCAAATAAGATAAACTATATCCGACTTTTAAGAAACAATATCAACCATTATGAACCCATTATTCCTTTTATCAAAAACCTATCAAGTCTTGAAGAACAGAAAAGATTGATTTCCCTTATAAAATTATTAAAACTGAATTATTATAGATCTGTAACACATGATAGTTCAAAAATTAAAAAGCCATTAATTGAAATTGAAGTTAATAAAAATAACGCTAAACTTATTTCCTATTTAAAAGGAATAATAAAAGTAATATAA
- a CDS encoding EcsC family protein, translated as MLKTKKIVKKLNKKQERLLHKQSLSGPIQKKIRTHVPVKAMQALETAFEKSFVVIFQKGTPWIEKATHIKDKQELAQYFRSSFDCEQNKQKLKRFDQNARKTSYQHVAITQVKSSVLGLFGIGIPDIPLYLATLLSGIYQIATIYGYDIHEEKEQAYVLLLICAMCDEEEKREEWKNMMDAMEHGQKIKYSISELMTYTSHALSYSELQSKFLQGIPIAGIAGAFMSTSTQNRILTFARTSYKKRLLHQGR; from the coding sequence ATTCTGAAAACAAAAAAAATTGTAAAAAAATTAAATAAGAAACAAGAACGTTTATTACACAAGCAATCTTTAAGTGGTCCAATTCAAAAAAAGATAAGAACACATGTTCCAGTTAAAGCCATGCAGGCATTAGAAACAGCTTTTGAAAAATCATTTGTTGTAATTTTTCAAAAAGGTACACCATGGATAGAAAAGGCAACACATATCAAAGATAAACAAGAACTTGCCCAATATTTTCGTAGTAGTTTTGATTGTGAACAAAATAAACAGAAATTAAAACGGTTTGATCAAAATGCAAGAAAAACGAGTTATCAACATGTGGCAATTACACAAGTAAAAAGCAGTGTTTTAGGATTATTTGGCATAGGAATACCAGATATTCCATTATATCTTGCGACTTTATTATCTGGTATTTATCAAATCGCAACAATATATGGCTATGACATTCATGAAGAAAAGGAACAGGCATATGTGCTGTTACTCATATGTGCGATGTGTGATGAAGAAGAAAAACGGGAAGAATGGAAAAATATGATGGATGCCATGGAACATGGACAAAAAATAAAATATTCCATAAGCGAGTTGATGACATATACTTCTCATGCTTTATCATATAGTGAACTTCAATCAAAGTTTCTACAGGGGATTCCAATTGCAGGAATTGCTGGTGCCTTTATGAGCACCTCTACGCAAAATCGTATCCTTACATTCGCAAGAACGTCTTATAAAAAACGGTTATTACATCAAGGAAGATAG
- a CDS encoding DNA mismatch repair protein: MNQTNIEAQMKALHQDMKTLKEKASRFSTIRFLLVIGVIFFIYQAESSNRIFYMVSIILVVVFLYIAYLHRQVKSKLEDKETMIEVYDGIVKRKNEEWKSFEDQGIDFLKEDMTQEMDLDVFGKASLFQYLNVASTLHGREALAHLLSVKKQQPDNIIKRQNAVKELIDKQSFTLEMNMLSRLFSKHAKKLKKKKLDSFLTYMEETMASQPVILKLLSYIMPVMVILSFILCGIGKLQIEIAMGCFTVTLCLAFIFFMGNSAQLSYVESMHDLIIDYERMFVNVAKQSFDCEELLQLKQQLSDAQDGIRKLNQILGFVRVRSNSILFLFANGLFLMDFHCMRALKKWKDQYGNHVRGWLEAIGEMEALMSLAQLGYAKDHICFGEVSNTFMIDMKHMAHPLINEEKAVSNSLQMVDGSYVITGSNMSGKTTFLRTIGVNMILFQAGAPVCADEFIASPLSIYTSMRVHDDVSEGISTFYAEILRIKQMMEESKKKEPILVLIDEIFKGTNSADRILCAKQAIVRLHLPWVICAVSTHDFELCDLEYDEKIQARNYHFSEYYEDDRIHFDYTLKDGRCKTTNAKQLMKMAGFWEE, encoded by the coding sequence ATGAATCAAACAAATATAGAAGCACAGATGAAAGCATTACATCAGGATATGAAAACATTAAAAGAAAAAGCATCCCGCTTTTCTACCATTCGCTTTTTATTAGTGATTGGTGTTATATTTTTTATTTATCAGGCAGAATCAAGTAATCGGATTTTTTATATGGTATCCATTATACTCGTTGTGGTTTTTCTTTATATTGCATATTTACATCGTCAAGTAAAAAGCAAATTAGAAGATAAAGAAACCATGATAGAAGTGTATGATGGTATCGTAAAACGTAAAAATGAAGAATGGAAAAGCTTTGAAGATCAAGGGATAGACTTTTTAAAAGAAGATATGACGCAGGAAATGGATTTAGATGTGTTTGGAAAAGCAAGCCTGTTTCAATATTTAAATGTCGCAAGTACATTACATGGAAGAGAAGCACTTGCTCACTTATTATCCGTGAAAAAGCAACAGCCAGATAATATTATAAAACGTCAAAATGCGGTAAAAGAATTGATTGATAAACAAAGTTTTACGTTAGAAATGAATATGTTATCACGTTTATTTTCTAAACATGCCAAGAAATTAAAAAAGAAAAAGTTAGACAGCTTTTTAACTTATATGGAAGAAACTATGGCATCACAGCCTGTGATATTAAAACTATTATCTTATATTATGCCAGTTATGGTAATCCTATCCTTTATCTTATGTGGTATTGGAAAACTTCAAATTGAAATCGCAATGGGATGTTTTACCGTGACTTTATGCCTTGCTTTTATCTTTTTTATGGGAAATAGTGCGCAACTGTCCTATGTAGAAAGTATGCATGATTTGATTATTGATTATGAACGAATGTTTGTGAATGTCGCAAAGCAATCCTTTGATTGTGAAGAATTACTACAGTTAAAGCAGCAGTTATCCGATGCACAGGATGGTATCCGTAAATTAAATCAAATATTGGGGTTTGTAAGAGTACGCAGTAATTCAATCTTATTCTTATTTGCCAATGGCTTGTTTTTGATGGATTTTCATTGCATGCGAGCATTAAAAAAATGGAAAGATCAATATGGAAATCATGTTCGTGGATGGTTAGAGGCAATTGGTGAAATGGAAGCGTTGATGTCACTTGCCCAGTTAGGATATGCAAAAGATCATATCTGTTTTGGAGAAGTATCAAATACTTTTATGATTGATATGAAGCATATGGCACATCCTTTGATCAATGAAGAAAAAGCTGTTTCTAATTCCTTACAGATGGTGGATGGCTCTTATGTGATTACAGGAAGCAATATGTCAGGAAAGACGACTTTCCTTCGTACCATTGGTGTCAATATGATCTTGTTTCAGGCTGGAGCACCTGTATGTGCCGATGAATTTATCGCTTCACCATTATCTATTTATACTTCCATGCGGGTACATGATGATGTCAGTGAAGGCATTTCTACTTTCTATGCAGAAATTCTTCGTATTAAACAAATGATGGAGGAAAGCAAAAAGAAAGAACCAATTCTGGTATTGATTGATGAAATATTTAAAGGAACCAATAGTGCGGATCGTATCCTGTGCGCAAAACAGGCAATTGTCCGATTACATTTGCCATGGGTGATCTGTGCAGTTAGTACACATGATTTTGAGTTATGTGATCTGGAATATGATGAGAAGATACAGGCAAGAAATTATCACTTCTCTGAATACTATGAAGATGATCGAATCCATTTTGACTATACGTTAAAAGATGGACGTTGTAAGACAACAAATGCGAAGCAGCTGATGAAAATGGCCGGCTTCTGGGAGGAATAG
- a CDS encoding DNA topoisomerase III, which produces MKTLVLAEKPSVGKELARVLGCKQMKEGYVEGNDYVVTWALGHLVTLADPQDYDKRLETWSMDDLPMLPEKMQLKVMKETGRQFRVVKQQMLRKDISSLVIATDAGREGELVARWIIKMAGFHKPLKRLWISSQTDKAIKQGFANLKDAKAYEPLYHSAVCRAEADWLVGLNVTRALTCKFNAQLSAGRVQTPTLAMIVAREEEIKKFKPVEYQVMKIKSDSFDLQYINEKQQSQIFDKEKAQQIANELKGQKLIITDVKKTRKKELPPLLYDLTELQRDANKRFGYSAKQTLNIMQSLYETHKLLTYPRTDSRYISDDIIPTLKERLQSISIDVYEPFAQKLLKSGIKTNKRIVDNSKVSDHHAIIPTEEYVELHRLSRDERNIYDLVVRRFLAVFMPASEYDVTRISAKCKNHTFKTSGKIVVEAGWRALYNLKDVFDEDEEEIDDQSLPAVQKEQQYSIHQVVLSTHFTNPPARYTEATLLSAMEHPGKFINNAKMKTILEDANGIGTVATRADIIEKLFKTNYIEKRGNYIYPLSKGIQLISLVPEDLRSPLLTAKWEEKLTKIAKNQMKDGAFKQEMRTYATSLVEAVKNSEANYRHDNMTMKKCPVCGKNLLEVNGKRGKLLVCSDPSCKYKQQLSFISNARCPNCHKKLTVVGEKEKRLYTCGCGFREKFDRFNEQLKQKSNKAGKQELKAYMKKQEQEVKQEKSAFQLALEEAMKKKS; this is translated from the coding sequence ATGAAAACTTTAGTATTGGCAGAAAAGCCCTCTGTAGGAAAAGAGCTGGCAAGGGTACTTGGCTGTAAACAAATGAAAGAAGGATATGTAGAAGGCAATGATTATGTTGTCACATGGGCATTAGGACATTTGGTTACTCTGGCTGATCCACAGGATTATGACAAACGATTAGAAACATGGAGCATGGATGATCTTCCCATGCTTCCTGAAAAAATGCAGTTAAAAGTAATGAAAGAAACGGGCAGACAGTTTCGTGTTGTGAAACAGCAGATGTTAAGAAAAGATATCTCATCGCTTGTCATTGCGACAGATGCAGGAAGAGAAGGGGAACTTGTGGCCCGCTGGATCATCAAAATGGCTGGGTTTCATAAGCCATTAAAACGGTTATGGATATCTTCTCAAACGGATAAAGCAATCAAACAGGGTTTCGCAAATTTAAAAGATGCGAAAGCATATGAACCACTTTATCATAGCGCTGTTTGTCGTGCGGAGGCTGACTGGCTGGTTGGTTTAAATGTAACACGTGCATTAACATGTAAATTCAATGCACAATTATCCGCAGGTCGTGTACAGACGCCAACCCTTGCCATGATTGTGGCAAGAGAGGAAGAAATCAAAAAGTTTAAGCCGGTAGAATATCAAGTGATGAAGATTAAGAGTGATAGTTTTGATTTACAATATATAAATGAAAAACAGCAGTCACAGATTTTTGATAAAGAAAAGGCACAACAGATTGCTAATGAATTAAAAGGTCAAAAACTTATCATCACAGATGTGAAGAAAACACGAAAAAAAGAGTTGCCACCTTTATTATATGATTTAACAGAGTTACAAAGAGATGCGAATAAACGTTTTGGCTACAGTGCCAAACAGACTTTGAATATTATGCAGAGTTTATATGAAACACATAAGCTGCTTACGTATCCAAGGACAGATTCACGTTATATCAGTGATGATATCATCCCGACTTTAAAAGAACGTCTACAGTCAATCTCTATTGATGTTTATGAACCATTTGCGCAAAAGCTATTGAAAAGTGGTATAAAAACCAATAAGCGTATCGTTGATAACAGTAAAGTAAGTGATCATCATGCAATCATTCCAACGGAGGAATATGTAGAACTACACCGCCTATCAAGAGATGAACGCAACATCTATGATTTGGTAGTTAGACGGTTTTTGGCAGTTTTTATGCCAGCCAGTGAGTATGACGTTACAAGAATTAGTGCAAAATGTAAAAACCATACCTTTAAAACAAGTGGTAAAATCGTAGTAGAAGCTGGATGGAGAGCATTATATAATCTAAAAGATGTCTTTGATGAAGATGAAGAAGAAATTGATGATCAAAGCCTTCCAGCAGTACAAAAAGAACAACAGTATTCTATTCATCAGGTTGTATTATCTACACATTTTACCAATCCACCAGCCCGTTATACAGAAGCAACTTTATTATCCGCAATGGAGCACCCAGGCAAATTTATAAACAATGCTAAAATGAAAACTATTTTAGAAGATGCGAATGGCATAGGGACTGTCGCAACTCGTGCAGATATTATTGAAAAGCTGTTTAAAACCAATTATATTGAGAAACGTGGTAATTATATCTATCCATTAAGTAAAGGAATCCAGTTAATTTCTTTAGTGCCAGAAGATTTGCGTTCACCATTATTGACAGCTAAATGGGAAGAAAAATTAACTAAAATTGCGAAAAATCAAATGAAGGATGGCGCATTTAAACAAGAGATGCGCACCTATGCAACTTCACTTGTAGAAGCAGTAAAAAACAGTGAAGCAAATTATCGCCATGACAATATGACGATGAAAAAATGTCCTGTTTGTGGTAAAAACTTGTTAGAGGTCAATGGGAAACGTGGTAAGTTATTGGTGTGCAGTGATCCTTCCTGTAAATATAAACAGCAATTATCTTTTATCAGTAATGCAAGATGTCCAAACTGTCACAAAAAGTTAACTGTGGTTGGAGAAAAGGAAAAACGTCTATATACCTGCGGCTGTGGTTTCCGTGAAAAATTTGACCGTTTTAATGAACAATTAAAGCAAAAAAGCAATAAAGCCGGTAAACAAGAGTTAAAGGCATATATGAAAAAGCAGGAGCAGGAAGTAAAACAGGAAAAAAGTGCTTTTCAGCTGGCATTAGAAGAAGCAATGAAGAAAAAATCATAA
- a CDS encoding NUDIX hydrolase encodes MQKKVSSKQTYEARIFTISKDIIEDDAGKQFERDIVHHHGGVGVLARKGDQILFVHQYRPAVDAMMLEIPAGKLEKDEDPYTCGLRELEEESGFTCDNLSLICEFYSTPGFCNEKLYIYEASDLIPVEHPKAMDEDEEIELCWYDIDQALDMIKRKEIIDAKTIIAIQYAAMHR; translated from the coding sequence ATGCAAAAAAAAGTATCATCAAAACAAACATATGAAGCAAGAATTTTTACCATCAGCAAGGATATCATAGAAGATGATGCAGGAAAACAATTTGAAAGAGATATTGTACACCATCACGGCGGCGTTGGTGTTTTAGCCAGAAAAGGCGATCAGATATTATTTGTTCATCAATATCGTCCTGCTGTTGATGCCATGATGTTGGAAATACCCGCAGGTAAGTTAGAAAAAGATGAAGATCCTTATACCTGTGGATTACGTGAATTGGAGGAAGAAAGTGGCTTTACTTGTGATAATTTATCATTGATTTGTGAATTTTATTCGACGCCAGGTTTCTGTAATGAGAAATTATATATCTATGAAGCAAGTGATTTAATTCCTGTGGAGCATCCAAAAGCAATGGATGAAGATGAAGAAATCGAATTATGCTGGTATGATATTGATCAGGCATTAGATATGATCAAACGCAAAGAAATTATAGATGCGAAAACGATCATTGCGATTCAATATGCAGCTATGCATAGATAA
- a CDS encoding SpoVA/SpoVAEb family sporulation membrane protein has translation MNNKQLKETAKKHEPAKHAGKHALIAFLSGGALGAAAQLLMRIYMIVLGIDQETAMPMCVVTVILITSILTGFGVFDKAAQVCGAGLFIPITGFANSLTSCALEGKTEGFIYGIGGNMFKLAGSVLTYGIASAFVFGTIRYLMFGA, from the coding sequence ATGAATAATAAACAATTAAAAGAAACAGCGAAAAAACATGAACCTGCCAAGCATGCAGGAAAACATGCACTGATAGCATTTTTAAGCGGAGGTGCATTAGGTGCCGCAGCCCAGTTGCTGATGCGTATCTATATGATTGTATTAGGTATTGATCAGGAAACAGCCATGCCCATGTGTGTGGTAACTGTCATTCTGATTACTTCTATATTAACAGGATTTGGTGTCTTTGATAAAGCAGCTCAGGTGTGTGGGGCAGGACTATTTATTCCCATTACAGGCTTTGCCAACTCACTTACTTCTTGTGCATTAGAAGGAAAAACAGAAGGCTTTATTTATGGTATTGGAGGCAATATGTTTAAACTTGCAGGTAGTGTATTAACCTATGGCATCGCAAGTGCATTTGTCTTTGGTACGATCCGCTATTTGATGTTTGGAGCGTAG
- the spoVAD gene encoding stage V sporulation protein AD, which produces MTTINFKNVYVKSRATAVGPLEKDGPLGDLFDKSYDNNYCTETSFEKAERMLVYDAVDAALRKASLKVDDIGLLVGGDLINQLTSSHYFAKDLAVPFIGMYGACATSSLVIGQGALWVEHDMADNVVSFTSSHVATAERQFRYPNEYGVQKKETTTSTVTGAGAVVLSKTPSHIKVSAFTPGKIIDWDHKDANDMGLAMAPAAFDTIQTHFKDTHRDFKDYDMIVTGDLSKIGFSFLTDLLVQENYHIDNRLHDCGLMMYNFDDQEVFCGGSGCACSMCVSLTKLLNMIEQGEMKRIMVVATGALLSPVAVQQKESIPCIAHAIVYERSE; this is translated from the coding sequence ATGACAACGATAAATTTTAAGAATGTATATGTCAAATCCAGAGCAACTGCTGTAGGTCCTCTTGAAAAAGATGGTCCACTAGGAGATTTATTTGATAAAAGCTATGATAATAATTACTGTACAGAAACAAGCTTTGAAAAAGCGGAACGAATGCTTGTTTATGATGCAGTAGATGCAGCATTGCGAAAAGCCTCTTTAAAGGTAGATGATATCGGTTTATTAGTAGGCGGTGATTTAATTAATCAATTAACAAGTTCTCATTATTTTGCGAAGGATTTAGCTGTACCATTCATCGGTATGTATGGCGCATGTGCTACTTCTTCTCTAGTTATTGGACAAGGAGCATTATGGGTAGAACACGATATGGCAGACAATGTGGTAAGCTTCACAAGTTCTCATGTAGCAACAGCGGAACGCCAGTTTCGCTATCCTAATGAATATGGTGTACAGAAAAAAGAAACCACGACTTCAACGGTTACGGGTGCAGGTGCTGTCGTATTATCTAAAACACCCTCACATATAAAAGTCAGTGCATTTACACCTGGAAAGATTATTGACTGGGATCATAAAGATGCCAATGATATGGGCTTAGCAATGGCTCCGGCTGCTTTTGATACCATCCAGACACATTTTAAAGATACTCATCGAGATTTTAAAGATTACGATATGATTGTGACAGGCGATTTATCAAAAATTGGATTTTCATTCTTAACTGATTTACTAGTACAGGAGAATTATCACATTGATAATCGTTTACATGATTGTGGTTTGATGATGTATAACTTTGATGATCAGGAAGTATTCTGTGGAGGAAGTGGATGTGCATGCAGTATGTGTGTATCTTTGACAAAGCTTTTAAATATGATTGAACAAGGGGAAATGAAACGTATTATGGTAGTGGCGACGGGTGCATTACTATCCCCTGTGGCAGTGCAGCAGAAGGAATCTATTCCATGTATCGCACACGCCATCGTTTATGAAAGGAGTGAGTAA
- the spoVAE gene encoding stage V sporulation protein AE, protein MMYLNAFLVCGAISLVGQLIYDHSKLTAGHITSLFVVIGVALDTFGWYDKLLKFAGMGASLPITSFGHSLIHGALAKAQQEGLMGILLGMFDLTAAGITSAILFAFLVALVFKPKS, encoded by the coding sequence ATGATGTATCTGAATGCATTTCTTGTTTGTGGTGCTATCTCTCTTGTGGGACAGTTGATCTATGATCACAGTAAATTAACTGCTGGACATATTACATCTTTGTTTGTGGTCATCGGTGTGGCACTTGATACTTTTGGCTGGTATGATAAATTGTTAAAATTTGCAGGTATGGGAGCAAGTCTTCCCATCACAAGCTTTGGACATTCCCTGATTCATGGAGCCCTTGCGAAAGCACAACAGGAAGGTTTGATGGGAATATTACTTGGCATGTTTGATTTAACAGCTGCAGGAATTACCTCTGCCATCTTGTTTGCTTTTCTAGTGGCGTTGGTGTTTAAACCAAAATCATGA
- a CDS encoding spore germination protein, whose product MKLQERYDIISSQLSSSFDVVSRHLSIQGTQAWVFFISSLSDSALITRLVESFVSTVSNHLNITFYPGGVEAIQDDKKAITNLLSGQALVLLEHSDDYYCIETRHYPARSTSEPSVEKSVRGSHDGFVENVILNVGLIRRRIRDPRLVVTMNKEGVKTRTDIAYLYIDELVDVDVLQDFEHRLKMLDETEILSERNLCESLYGKTWNPYPHVRYTERPDICAIHLLQGYLIALVDNSPTAMILPTTFFEQTKQIEEYTQTTMVAIFTRVLRLIGIAFSLYLLPLWIGLLIDRIPTMLKLPMLDIHPITFGFQVILADIVVEWIRQSLIHTPSILSSIMSFIAVFVLGDMAIELGAYTSEILIMVAVSNIGNLLTPSYELSLANKVFRIFIGTLALFFGCNGFCIGVFIHMLILLSTKTIKFPYLYPFIPFSYKECKRIFVGAPIKVKKD is encoded by the coding sequence ATGAAGCTGCAGGAGCGTTATGACATCATATCCTCACAATTATCCTCATCATTTGATGTGGTATCCCGTCATTTATCCATACAGGGAACACAGGCATGGGTATTCTTTATATCCAGTTTAAGTGACAGTGCTTTAATCACAAGACTTGTCGAAAGCTTTGTATCTACTGTATCCAACCATTTGAATATCACGTTTTATCCCGGTGGCGTAGAAGCAATACAGGATGATAAGAAAGCCATCACCAATTTATTAAGCGGACAGGCACTTGTGCTATTAGAGCATAGTGATGATTATTATTGTATAGAAACTAGACATTATCCTGCTCGTTCTACTTCAGAACCTAGCGTAGAAAAAAGCGTAAGGGGATCACATGATGGCTTTGTGGAGAATGTGATTTTAAATGTTGGATTGATACGCAGAAGGATTCGTGATCCACGACTTGTGGTCACGATGAATAAAGAAGGCGTTAAAACCAGAACGGATATCGCATATCTGTATATTGATGAATTGGTGGATGTAGATGTTTTACAAGACTTTGAACACCGCTTAAAAATGTTAGATGAAACAGAAATATTAAGTGAGCGTAATCTGTGTGAATCCTTATATGGCAAAACATGGAATCCTTATCCACATGTGCGTTATACAGAACGTCCAGATATCTGTGCCATTCATCTTCTACAAGGATATCTTATTGCCTTGGTAGATAATTCACCAACAGCCATGATTCTTCCCACTACCTTTTTTGAACAAACCAAACAAATTGAAGAATATACCCAGACAACCATGGTTGCCATATTTACCAGGGTATTGCGTTTAATTGGTATCGCATTTTCTTTATATCTGTTGCCACTATGGATTGGACTTTTGATTGATCGTATTCCTACGATGTTAAAACTTCCTATGTTGGATATTCATCCCATTACCTTTGGTTTTCAAGTAATTTTGGCAGATATCGTTGTGGAATGGATCCGTCAGTCCCTGATTCATACACCCAGTATCTTATCCAGCATCATGAGTTTTATTGCAGTATTTGTGTTAGGTGATATGGCGATTGAATTAGGTGCCTATACATCAGAAATATTAATTATGGTGGCAGTATCAAACATTGGTAATCTTTTAACTCCAAGTTATGAGTTATCCCTTGCGAATAAAGTCTTTCGTATCTTCATTGGTACCCTGGCACTTTTCTTTGGATGTAATGGATTTTGTATTGGCGTATTCATCCATATGCTGATTCTACTGTCTACAAAAACAATCAAGTTTCCTTATTTATATCCCTTCATTCCTTTCTCCTATAAGGAATGTAAACGAATTTTTGTGGGGGCACCTATTAAAGTTAAAAAAGATTAG
- a CDS encoding GNAT family N-acetyltransferase — protein sequence MDFLDGMFYTFHGIINTVGSDTMIRYATIKDADAIYELICELEETAFDKDIFFMHYKRNLKDDKFIYMVDENSGVIAFGSIYFHYPLHHCAKIAEIEELCVKQTHQHQGIGSKMFTALCTSAKEKGALQVELSCNKTRQIAHAFYKKQGMMQQHDKFTYPLGKEQK from the coding sequence ATGGATTTTTTAGATGGAATGTTTTACACTTTCCATGGTATAATAAACACGGTTGGAAGTGATACGATGATACGATATGCGACAATTAAAGATGCAGATGCTATTTATGAATTGATTTGTGAATTAGAAGAAACAGCCTTTGACAAAGATATCTTTTTTATGCATTATAAGCGTAATTTAAAGGATGATAAATTTATTTATATGGTAGATGAAAATAGTGGTGTTATCGCTTTTGGCAGTATTTATTTTCATTATCCCTTACATCATTGCGCAAAAATCGCAGAAATTGAAGAATTATGTGTAAAACAAACGCATCAACATCAGGGAATTGGTTCTAAAATGTTTACCGCCTTATGTACAAGTGCAAAAGAAAAAGGTGCTTTACAAGTTGAATTATCCTGTAATAAAACCAGGCAGATTGCACATGCATTTTATAAAAAGCAAGGGATGATGCAACAACATGATAAATTTACCTATCCTTTGGGAAAGGAACAAAAATGA
- a CDS encoding AAA family ATPase, which produces MKKLILINGTMGAGKSTLCKALNKRLPHSVWLDGDWCWMADPFVVNEDTKAMVLDNITYLLNNFISQKDYEHIIFCWVMDEAAIINEVISRIHKPVDIYTITLRLNNETLTKHLQHDIDTGKRHASCIAQSLARQQKYECMDTIKVDIDDKTIEDILDEIEEIIKGE; this is translated from the coding sequence ATGAAAAAATTAATATTGATCAATGGAACCATGGGGGCAGGTAAATCCACACTATGTAAAGCGTTGAATAAACGCTTGCCTCATAGCGTTTGGCTAGATGGTGACTGGTGCTGGATGGCAGATCCATTTGTGGTAAATGAAGATACCAAAGCCATGGTTCTTGATAATATCACTTATCTGTTAAACAATTTCATATCCCAAAAAGATTATGAACATATCATCTTTTGCTGGGTGATGGATGAGGCAGCAATCATCAATGAAGTAATCAGCCGTATACACAAACCAGTGGATATCTATACCATTACTCTTCGTTTAAACAATGAAACCCTCACAAAGCATTTACAACATGATATTGATACAGGAAAACGTCATGCTTCCTGTATCGCCCAGAGTTTAGCAAGACAACAAAAATATGAATGTATGGATACCATCAAAGTTGATATTGATGATAAGACGATAGAAGATATTTTGGATGAGATAGAAGAAATCATAAAAGGAGAATGA